In a single window of the Magnolia sinica isolate HGM2019 chromosome 7, MsV1, whole genome shotgun sequence genome:
- the LOC131251453 gene encoding uncharacterized protein LOC131251453 isoform X3 translates to MSNPSRALDGVHGLHRVPHSPFSVHETSQHGDCHLSTCDGSEAIGANQRLLMSRMWQQRPSCLRPIHCCLGGGDQNLSETIANVLTSLPFIVLGIQAPRKNLNGILYANSLIGVGVASSLYHSSRGEIRKYLRWADYTMIATTTVCLSRAIGNENPKLLMAASALCLPFQPLMVSVLHTGMMEVAFARRALTKPELRMAHNLHKMSSLLGGVLFVADDFFPQTPYIHAAWHLAAAIGVGTCHTLLE, encoded by the exons ATGTCAAACCCATCTAGAGCccttgatggggtccatggactACATCGGGTCCCCCATTCGCCATTCTCAGTGCATGAGACTTCTCAGCATGGGGACTGCCATCTCTCAACCTGTGATGGTTCGGAGGCTATTGGAGCAAACCAGAGATTATTAATGAG TCGGATGTGGCAGCAGAGACCATCATGCCTGAGGCCGATACACTGTTGTCTTGGAGGAG GGGATCAGAACCTCTCAGAGACAATTGCTAATGTATTAACATCTCTGCCATTTATTGTCCTCGGCATCCAGGCCCCACG GAAGAACTTGAATGGCATACTGTATGCAAATTCGTTGATCGGAGTTGGAGTTGCCTCGAGTTTATACCACTCCTCAAGAGGAGAAATCAGGAAGTATCTGCGATGGGCTGATTACACAATGATAGCCACGACCACAGTC TGTCTTTCGAGGGCAATCGGGAATGAGAATCCAAAATTGCTAATGGCAGCATCTGCATTGTGTCTACCATTTCAACCATTGATGGTTTCAGTTCTCCACACCGGCATGATGGAG GTAGCATTCGCAAGAAGAGCATTGACGAAACCAGAGCTGAGGATGGCCCACAACCTTCACAAGATGTCGTCGCTATTGGGAGGTGTGCTTTTTGTGGCGGATGATTTCTTCCCTCAGACTCCATACATCCATGCTGCATGGCATCTTGCAGCAGCAATTGGTGTTGGTACATGTCATACACTTCTCGAATGA
- the LOC131251453 gene encoding uncharacterized protein LOC131251453 isoform X4: MALITHTCDASRISTSSWSMSNPSRALDGVHGLHRVPHSPFSVHETSQHGDCHLSTCDGSEAIGANQRLLMSRMWQQRPSCLRPIHCCLGGGDQNLSETIANVLTSLPFIVLGIQAPRKNLNGILYANSLIGVGVASSLYHSSRGEIRKYLRWADYTMIATTTVCLSRAIGNENPKLLMAASALCLPFQPLMVSVLHTGMMEVAFARRALTKPELRMAHNLHKMSSLLGGHFRA, from the exons ATGGCGCTGATCACTCACACGTGTGATGCATCG CGAATTTCTACTAGTTCCTGGAGTATGTCAAACCCATCTAGAGCccttgatggggtccatggactACATCGGGTCCCCCATTCGCCATTCTCAGTGCATGAGACTTCTCAGCATGGGGACTGCCATCTCTCAACCTGTGATGGTTCGGAGGCTATTGGAGCAAACCAGAGATTATTAATGAG TCGGATGTGGCAGCAGAGACCATCATGCCTGAGGCCGATACACTGTTGTCTTGGAGGAG GGGATCAGAACCTCTCAGAGACAATTGCTAATGTATTAACATCTCTGCCATTTATTGTCCTCGGCATCCAGGCCCCACG GAAGAACTTGAATGGCATACTGTATGCAAATTCGTTGATCGGAGTTGGAGTTGCCTCGAGTTTATACCACTCCTCAAGAGGAGAAATCAGGAAGTATCTGCGATGGGCTGATTACACAATGATAGCCACGACCACAGTC TGTCTTTCGAGGGCAATCGGGAATGAGAATCCAAAATTGCTAATGGCAGCATCTGCATTGTGTCTACCATTTCAACCATTGATGGTTTCAGTTCTCCACACCGGCATGATGGAG GTAGCATTCGCAAGAAGAGCATTGACGAAACCAGAGCTGAGGATGGCCCACAACCTTCACAAGATGTCGTCGCTATTGGGAG gtcattttagggcatga
- the LOC131251453 gene encoding uncharacterized protein LOC131251453 isoform X2, with protein sequence MALITHTCDASRISTSSWSMSNPSRALDGVHGLHRVPHSPFSVHETSQHGDCHLSTCDGSEAIGANQRLLMSRMWQQRPSCLRPIHCCLGGGDQNLSETIANVLTSLPFIVLGIQAPRKNLNGILYANSLIGVGVASSLYHSSRGEIRKYLRWADYTMIATTTVCLSRAIGNENPKLLMAASALCLPFQPLMVSVLHTGMMEVAFARRALTKPELRMAHNLHKMSSLLGGVLFVADDFFPQTPYIHAAWHLAAAIGVGTCHTLLE encoded by the exons ATGGCGCTGATCACTCACACGTGTGATGCATCG CGAATTTCTACTAGTTCCTGGAGTATGTCAAACCCATCTAGAGCccttgatggggtccatggactACATCGGGTCCCCCATTCGCCATTCTCAGTGCATGAGACTTCTCAGCATGGGGACTGCCATCTCTCAACCTGTGATGGTTCGGAGGCTATTGGAGCAAACCAGAGATTATTAATGAG TCGGATGTGGCAGCAGAGACCATCATGCCTGAGGCCGATACACTGTTGTCTTGGAGGAG GGGATCAGAACCTCTCAGAGACAATTGCTAATGTATTAACATCTCTGCCATTTATTGTCCTCGGCATCCAGGCCCCACG GAAGAACTTGAATGGCATACTGTATGCAAATTCGTTGATCGGAGTTGGAGTTGCCTCGAGTTTATACCACTCCTCAAGAGGAGAAATCAGGAAGTATCTGCGATGGGCTGATTACACAATGATAGCCACGACCACAGTC TGTCTTTCGAGGGCAATCGGGAATGAGAATCCAAAATTGCTAATGGCAGCATCTGCATTGTGTCTACCATTTCAACCATTGATGGTTTCAGTTCTCCACACCGGCATGATGGAG GTAGCATTCGCAAGAAGAGCATTGACGAAACCAGAGCTGAGGATGGCCCACAACCTTCACAAGATGTCGTCGCTATTGGGAGGTGTGCTTTTTGTGGCGGATGATTTCTTCCCTCAGACTCCATACATCCATGCTGCATGGCATCTTGCAGCAGCAATTGGTGTTGGTACATGTCATACACTTCTCGAATGA
- the LOC131251453 gene encoding uncharacterized protein LOC131251453 isoform X1 — MALITHTCDASRISTSSWSMSNPSRALDGVHGLHRVPHSPFSVHETSQHGDCHLSTCDGSEAIGANQRLLMSRMWQQRPSCLRPIHCCLGGGDQNLSETIANVLTSLPFIVLGIQAPRQNLNGILYANSLIGVGVASSLYHSSRGEIRKYLRWADYTMIATTTVCLSRAIGNENPKLLMAASALCLPFQPLMVSVLHTGMMEVAFARRALTKPELRMAHNLHKMSSLLGGVLFVADDFFPQTPYIHAAWHLAAAIGVGTCHTLLE, encoded by the exons ATGGCGCTGATCACTCACACGTGTGATGCATCG CGAATTTCTACTAGTTCCTGGAGTATGTCAAACCCATCTAGAGCccttgatggggtccatggactACATCGGGTCCCCCATTCGCCATTCTCAGTGCATGAGACTTCTCAGCATGGGGACTGCCATCTCTCAACCTGTGATGGTTCGGAGGCTATTGGAGCAAACCAGAGATTATTAATGAG TCGGATGTGGCAGCAGAGACCATCATGCCTGAGGCCGATACACTGTTGTCTTGGAGGAG GGGATCAGAACCTCTCAGAGACAATTGCTAATGTATTAACATCTCTGCCATTTATTGTCCTCGGCATCCAGGCCCCACGGCAA AACTTGAATGGCATACTGTATGCAAATTCGTTGATCGGAGTTGGAGTTGCCTCGAGTTTATACCACTCCTCAAGAGGAGAAATCAGGAAGTATCTGCGATGGGCTGATTACACAATGATAGCCACGACCACAGTC TGTCTTTCGAGGGCAATCGGGAATGAGAATCCAAAATTGCTAATGGCAGCATCTGCATTGTGTCTACCATTTCAACCATTGATGGTTTCAGTTCTCCACACCGGCATGATGGAG GTAGCATTCGCAAGAAGAGCATTGACGAAACCAGAGCTGAGGATGGCCCACAACCTTCACAAGATGTCGTCGCTATTGGGAGGTGTGCTTTTTGTGGCGGATGATTTCTTCCCTCAGACTCCATACATCCATGCTGCATGGCATCTTGCAGCAGCAATTGGTGTTGGTACATGTCATACACTTCTCGAATGA